In Xiphophorus maculatus strain JP 163 A chromosome 18, X_maculatus-5.0-male, whole genome shotgun sequence, a single genomic region encodes these proteins:
- the LOC102220652 gene encoding beta-crystallin A1-1 produces the protein MALNNPTPLGPWKITAYDQENFQGKRLEFTSACQNIMECSIDNIRSLKVECGAWAGYEHSSFCGQQFVLERGEYPHWESWSGSNAYHIERMMSFRPICSANHKESKMVLFERENFIGRQWEINDDYPSLQAMGWSNNEIGSMQVQSGAWVCYQFPGYRGYQYIMECDRHGGEYKHYREWGSHAQSFQVQSLRRIQQ, from the exons ATGGCTCTAAATAATCCCACCCCGCTGGGACCATGGAAG ATCACAGCTTACGACCAGGAAAACTTCCAGGGCAAACGTCTTGAGTTCACCTCAGCCTGCCAGAACATCATGGAGTGCAGCATCGACAACATCCGCTCCCTCAAGGTGGAGTGCGGGGC CTGGGCAGGATATGAGCACTCCAGCTTCTGTGGACAACAGTTTGTGCTGGAGAGAGGAGAGTATCCTCACTGGGAGTCGTGGAGTGGCAGCAACGCCTACCACATTGAGCGGATGATGTCCTTCCGACCCATCTGCTCCGCT AACCACAAGGAGTCCAAGATGGTGCTGTTTGAGAGGGAGAACTTCATAGGTCGCCAGTGGGAGATAAACGATGACTACCCCTCCCTGCAGGCTATGGGCTGGAGCAACAATGAGATCGGATCTATGCAAGTTCAGAGCGGAGC TTGGGTTTGCTACCAATTCCCAGGTTACCGTGGTTACCAATACATCATGGAGTGCGACCGGCATGGTGGCGAATACAAACACTACAGAGAGTGGGGCTCCCATGCTCAGTCCTTCCAGGTGCAGTCGCTGCGTCGGATCCAGCAATGA